DNA from Microbacterium foliorum:
TCCATGCCCCCGAACGACTCCTGGCCGTCGATGCCGTCGAGCACGGTGTCCGCGAGCAGGATCAGCCCCGCGCACGTGCCGAGCATCGGCATCCCGGACCCGATAGCCGCGCGGATCGGCTGCTGCATGCCGAACAGCCGCGAGAGCTTGTCGATCACACTCGACTCGCCGCCGGGTATCACCAGACCGGCGACGGTTCCGAGCTCCTCCGGTCGGCGCACGAGCACGACCTCGGCGCCGAGCCCCTCGAGCAGAGCGGCATGCTCGCGCACGTCGCCCTGCAGCGCGAGGACGCCGACCCGGGGGTTACCAGCCACGCTCGGACAGGCGGTGCGGCGCAGGCAGATCGCTCACGTTGATGCCGACCATGGCCTCGCCGAGTCCGCGTGACACCTCTGCGATCACCTTCGCGTCGTCGAAGAACGTGGTCGCCCTGACGATCGCCTTCGCACGCTCGGCCGGGTTGCCCGACTTGAAGATGCCGGACCCCACGAACACGCCGTCGGCACCGAGCTGCATCATCATCGCGGCATCCGCCGGCGTGGCGACGCCGCCGGCCACGAACAGCACGACCGGGAGCGCGCCCGTCTGCGCGATCTCGGCGACCAGCTCGTAGGGTGCCTGCAGCTCCTTCGCGGCGACGAACAGCTCGTCCTTCGTCATGGAACGCAGCACGTTGATCTCGGAACGGATCTTGCGGATGTGCTTGGTCGCCTCCGAGACGTCTCCCGTGCCGGCCTCTCCCTTGGAGCGGATCATGGCCGCACCCTCGTTGATGCGGCGGAGCGCCTCGCCGAGGTTGGTCGCCCCGCAGACGAACGGCACGGTGAAGCCGAACTTGTCGATGTGGTTCACGTAGTCGGCCGGCGAGAGGACCTCGGACTCGTCGATGTAGTCGACGCCGAGCTCCTGCAGCACCTGCGCCTCGACGAAGTGGCCGATGCGGGCCTTCGCCATCACCGGGATCGAGACCGCGTCGATGATGCTGTCGATCATGTCGGGGTCGCTCATGCGCGAGACGCCGCCCTGCGCGCGGATGTCGGCGGGCACCCGCTCGAGTGCCATCACGGCCACCGCCCCGGCGTCCTCCGCGATCTTCGCCTGGTCAGCGGTGACGACGTCCATGATCACGCCGCCCTTGAGCATCTCGGCGAGACCGCGCTTGACGCGCGACGATCCGGTGGTGGTCTGTTCGGTCATGGGGGCTCCTGTCGGGGACGCACGACGTGCAGGGCATGCAGATTCTCTGATGTGTCGCACGATATCTAGTTTGATCTAGGCCAAACAGTAGCACTGTCGGGAACGACCTAGAATCGGAGACGAGGAGCAATGAGCGACCAGATCATCGGAACGACCGCAGCGGACATCGCCGACAGCGTGCGAGACCTGCGCGACCGAGGCGTGCTCGTCGCAGGCAGCCCTCTTCCCCCTGTACGGGAGCTCGCCACCTCGCTCGGAGTAAACCGCAACACCGCCGTCGCCGCGTACCGCCAGCTGGCGCAGGCCGGCATCGTGCTCTCCCGCGGGCGCGCAGGTACGGTCATCACCGGTCATGAGTCGGTCGCGCAGGAGGGGTACGCCTCCGACACCGTGCTGCGGGACGTCGGCACCGGCAACCCGGATCCGCGTCTGATCCCCGATCCGTCCCGGGCCCTGGCCACGGTCGCCGGGCGTCCCGTGCTCTACGGCGAACCGGTGATCGACCCGGGGCTCGACGAATGGGCGCGCGACTGGATCGCCCAGGACCTCGATCCGCTCGACTTCCGCATCACCGTCACGAGCGGCGCGGTCGATGCCGTCGAGCGCCTGCTCGCCCAGGCGCTCATGCGCGACGACGCGGTGGCGCTCGAGGACCCGTGCTTCCTCGCCAGCATCCACACCGTCCGCCTCGGCGGGTACCGGGCGATCCCGGTGCCGGTCGATGAGGAGGGGATGACGGTCGAGGGACTGCGCGCCGCGCTCGATGCCGGCATCCGTGCGGTCATCTGCACCCCGCGCGCGCAGAACCCCACCGGCGCGAGCCTCACCCCCGCCCGCGCCGCCGCCCTGCGCGCCGTGCTCGCCGAGCACCCCTACGTCCTGATCATCGAGGACGACCATTTCTCCCTGCTCGCGCAGCGTCCCTACGAGACTCTGATCGGCCCCGACCACCGTCGCTTCGCACTCGTGCGCTCCGTGTCGAAGTTCCTCGGTCCCGACATGTGCCTCGCCGTCGCGGCGACCGATGCGACCACGCACGAGCGCCTCGCCATGCGGCTGAGCCCCGGAACCACCTGGGTGAGCCACCTGCTGCAGAGGCTGACGCTCACACAGCTGACGGACCGGTCCGTGGTCGCGGAGATCGAGGCGGCCCGTGACCACTACGCCTCCCGGAACGCCGCGTTCGCCGCGCGGCTCGGCGCACACGGCATCGTCTGCGCGCCCACCGAGGGTCTGAGCCTGTGGATCGAGCTGCCGAAGCCGGCTCGTCTGGTCGCCGAGAGGCTCATGCGTCGTGGCTGGTTGGCCCGGACGGGCGACGACTTCGCCCTCGACGACCGTGCCGACCCCTCGCACCACCTGCGCCTCACGGTGCACGATCTGTCCGACGACGATACGGCGACACTGGTCGCCGATCTGGTCGCGGCCACCCGATGACCCACCGCGGCGGGACTCCTCCCGCCCTGAACGAAAGGATCGGGGAATGAAGGTCCTCTCCATCCAGTCAGCCGTCGCGTACGGCCACGTCGGCAACTCCGCTGCGGTCTTCCCGCTGCAGCGCATCGGCGTCGAGGTGCTGCCGGTCTACACGGTCACCTTCTCCAACCACACCGGATACGGTGCCTGGCGCGGTCCGCTGATCTCCCCCGACGACGTGCGGGAGGTCATCACCGGCATCGAGGAGCGCGGCGTCTTCGGCGAGATCGATGCGGTGCTCAGCGGATACCAGGGCGGCGAGGGGATCGGTGACGTCATCATCGACGCGGTCGCCAGGGTCAAGGCGGCGAACCCCGGCGCCGTGTACGCCTGCGATCCGGTGATGGGGAACGCGAAGTCCGGATGCTTCGTCGCACCGGCCATCCCGATCCTGCTGCGCGAGAAGGTCGTGCCGGTCGCCGACATCATCACCCCCAACCAGTTCGAGCTGGGCTTTCTCACCGGCACCGAGCCCGACACGCTGGAGTCGACGCTCACCTCGGTCGACCTGGCCATGGCCATGGGTCCCCGTACGGTTCTCGTCACGAGCGTGGAGCGCCCGGACCGCGAAGAGGGCACGATCGAGATGCTCGTCGCGGATGCGGCCGGAGCCTGGATCGTGCAGACACCGCGACTGCCGATGAAGGCCAACGGCTCAGGAGACGTGACCGCGGCGCTCTTCACCGCGCACTATGTCGAGACCGGCGACGCGAAGGCGGCGCTCGAGCGCACGGCGTCGAGTGTCTTCGACCTGCTCGCCGCGACCCTCGAGTCCGGTGCGCGCGAACTGCAGCTCGTCGAGGCGCAGGAGTTCTATGCGAGCCCGCGGATGCAGTTCAGCGCACGACAGGTGCGCTGAACGGCGTCACGGTGCCGCCACGCGTTCGTCTCGTCGCTGCGCACCTCGCTCGACGACCTACGGGCACGCACCCGCTCGTTGAGCGAGCGCAGCGAGACGAAACGCGGCCGACACTCAGCGACCGGGCGTCGGCCACGCGTTCGCGACGGCCTCACGCACCTCGCCGAGCAGCTGCGGCAGCGCCTTCGTCTTCGCGATGATCGGGAAGAAGTTGGCGTCCGACGTCCACCGCGGCACGATGTGCTGGTGCAGGTGACCGTCGACGCCGGCACCCGCGACCGCGCCCTGGTTCATACCGAGGTTGAAGCCGTCGCAGCGTGACACCTCGCGCAGCACGCGCATGCCCGTCTGGGTCAGCGCCCCGATCTCGGCGACCTCCTCGGGCGTCGCCTGGTCGTAGGTGCCGATGTGCCGGTAGGGGCACACGAGCAGATGACCGGAGTTGTACGGGAAGAGGTTGAGCAGCACATACGCCGTCTCGCCTCTGGCGACGATCAGCCGCTCGGCGTCGGGATGTTTCGGCGCCTCGCAGAACGGGCATTCCTCGCGCAACGGCTCGGGGCCCGCCTGGATGTACGCCATCCGGTGCGGGGTCCACAGTCGCTGGAACTCGTCGGGGACGCCGGCGAACTCTCCGGCGTCCTCCCACGGCCCCGAGGGTGTGGTCACGCCAGGTCCCCTGCTGTCTGCACGAGCGTGTGCGCGTCGATCGCGGCACGGATGCGCGCGACGGCGTCGGCGATCGGCACGCCGTTCTCCTGGGTGCCGTCGCGGTAGCGGAACGAGACGGTGCCCGCTTCGCGGTCCTTCTCCCCCGCGATCAGCAGCAGCGGCACCTTGCCGGTGGTGTGCGTGCGGATCTTCTTCTGCATCCGGTCGTCCGACGCGTCGAGCTCGGCACGGACGCCCTGAGTGCGCAGCGTGTCGACGATCTCTCCGAGGTAGTCGGCGAACTCGTCGGCGACGGGGATGCCCACGACCTGCACCGGAGACAGCCAGACCGGGAAGTCGCCGGCGTAGTGCTCGAGGAGGATCGCGAAGAAGCGCTCGATCGAGCCGAACAGCGCGCGATGGATCATGATCGGACGCTTCTTCTGTCCGTCCTTGTCCATGTACTCGAGTTCGAAGCGCTCGGGCAGGTTCGGGTCGACCTGGACGGTCGAGAGCTGCCAGGTGCGGCCGATCGCATCCCGCGTCTTGAGGTCGATCTTCGGCCCGTAGAACGCGGCCTCGCCGGGCACCTCGGTGAGCTTCAGGCCCGAGGCCACCGCGACGCGACGCAGCGCATCGGTCGAGGAGTCCCAGAACTCGTCGGAGCCGATCCACTTCGACTTCTCATCGTCCTTCATCGACAGCTCGAGCTCGAAGTCGGTGAGACCGAAGTCGCGCAGCATCGAGAGGATGAACTCCAGGACCTTCGCGACCTCGCCCTCGAGCTGATCCGGCGTGACGAAGAGGTGCGAGTCGTCCTGGGTGAAGCCGCGGACGCGGGTGAGCCCGTGCAGCGCGCCGGACAGCTCGTTGCGGTAGACGGTGCCGTTCTCGGCGAACCGCAGCGGCAGGTCGCGGTAGCTGCGCGCACGCTCCTTGTAGATCAGGATGTGCATCGGGCAGTTCATCGGCTTCAGGTAGTAGTCCTGGCCCTGCTTGGTGATGTTGCCCTCGTCGTCGCGCTCCTCGTCCATGACGATCGGCGGGTACATGCCCTCCTTGTACGTGACGAGGTGATTCGAGGTGAGGAAGAGGTCTTCCTTCGAGATGTGCGGCGTGTACACGTAGGTGTACCCGCCCTCGATGTGGCGCCTGCGCGCGTGCTGCTCCATCTCGCCGCGGACGACGCCGCCGCGCGGGTGCCAGACCGAGAGACCCGAGCCGATCTCCTCGGGGAACGAGAACAGGTCGAGTTCCTTGCCGAGGCGACGGTGGTCGCGCTTGGCGGCCTCCTCGAGACGGTGCTGGTACTCGCGCAGCTCGTCCTTCGACGGCCATGCCGTGCCGTAGATGCGCTGCAGCTGCGGGTTCTTCTCACTGCCTCGCCAGTAGGCGGCGGCGATGCGGGTCAGATCCCAGCCGTTGCCGATCATGCGGGTGTTGGGCAGGTGCGGCCCGCGGCAGAGGTCCTTCCAGACGACCTCGCCGTCGCGGGTGGTGTTGTCGTAGATCGTCAGCTCGCCCTCGCCGACCTCGACGGATGCACCCTCGACCTTTCCCACGGTCCCTGAGCCTGCCGAAGGGCCCTTGAGCCCGATCAGCTCGAGCTTGAACGGCTCGTCGGCGAGCTCCGCGCGCGCCTCGTCGTCGGTGACGACGCGGCGCACGAAACGCTGCCCCTCACGGACGATGCGCTGCATCTCCTTGGTGATCGCCTTGATGTCCTCGGGCGTGAACGGGGTCTCGACGCCGAAGTCGTAGTAGAAGCCGTCGGTGATGGGCGGGCCGATCCCGAGGTTCGCCTGCGGGTTGATCCGCTGCACCGCCTGCGCGAGCACGTGCGCGGCCGAGTGACGGAGGATGTCGAGTCCGTCGGGGCTGTCGATCGTGACCGGCTCCA
Protein-coding regions in this window:
- a CDS encoding aminotransferase class I/II-fold pyridoxal phosphate-dependent enzyme, which gives rise to MSDQIIGTTAADIADSVRDLRDRGVLVAGSPLPPVRELATSLGVNRNTAVAAYRQLAQAGIVLSRGRAGTVITGHESVAQEGYASDTVLRDVGTGNPDPRLIPDPSRALATVAGRPVLYGEPVIDPGLDEWARDWIAQDLDPLDFRITVTSGAVDAVERLLAQALMRDDAVALEDPCFLASIHTVRLGGYRAIPVPVDEEGMTVEGLRAALDAGIRAVICTPRAQNPTGASLTPARAAALRAVLAEHPYVLIIEDDHFSLLAQRPYETLIGPDHRRFALVRSVSKFLGPDMCLAVAATDATTHERLAMRLSPGTTWVSHLLQRLTLTQLTDRSVVAEIEAARDHYASRNAAFAARLGAHGIVCAPTEGLSLWIELPKPARLVAERLMRRGWLARTGDDFALDDRADPSHHLRLTVHDLSDDDTATLVADLVAATR
- a CDS encoding HIT family protein, encoding MTTPSGPWEDAGEFAGVPDEFQRLWTPHRMAYIQAGPEPLREECPFCEAPKHPDAERLIVARGETAYVLLNLFPYNSGHLLVCPYRHIGTYDQATPEEVAEIGALTQTGMRVLREVSRCDGFNLGMNQGAVAGAGVDGHLHQHIVPRWTSDANFFPIIAKTKALPQLLGEVREAVANAWPTPGR
- the pdxS gene encoding pyridoxal 5'-phosphate synthase lyase subunit PdxS yields the protein MTEQTTTGSSRVKRGLAEMLKGGVIMDVVTADQAKIAEDAGAVAVMALERVPADIRAQGGVSRMSDPDMIDSIIDAVSIPVMAKARIGHFVEAQVLQELGVDYIDESEVLSPADYVNHIDKFGFTVPFVCGATNLGEALRRINEGAAMIRSKGEAGTGDVSEATKHIRKIRSEINVLRSMTKDELFVAAKELQAPYELVAEIAQTGALPVVLFVAGGVATPADAAMMMQLGADGVFVGSGIFKSGNPAERAKAIVRATTFFDDAKVIAEVSRGLGEAMVGINVSDLPAPHRLSERGW
- the pdxT gene encoding pyridoxal 5'-phosphate synthase glutaminase subunit PdxT; this encodes MAGNPRVGVLALQGDVREHAALLEGLGAEVVLVRRPEELGTVAGLVIPGGESSVIDKLSRLFGMQQPIRAAIGSGMPMLGTCAGLILLADTVLDGIDGQESFGGMDIDVRRNAFGRQTESFETDLDVPALGAPAVHATFIRAPVVERVGDGVEVLASLTDGTVVAVQQGSLLGTSFHPEVDGETRVHQRFLDLAETFARSRAATNA
- the pdxY gene encoding pyridoxal kinase PdxY; its protein translation is MKVLSIQSAVAYGHVGNSAAVFPLQRIGVEVLPVYTVTFSNHTGYGAWRGPLISPDDVREVITGIEERGVFGEIDAVLSGYQGGEGIGDVIIDAVARVKAANPGAVYACDPVMGNAKSGCFVAPAIPILLREKVVPVADIITPNQFELGFLTGTEPDTLESTLTSVDLAMAMGPRTVLVTSVERPDREEGTIEMLVADAAGAWIVQTPRLPMKANGSGDVTAALFTAHYVETGDAKAALERTASSVFDLLAATLESGARELQLVEAQEFYASPRMQFSARQVR
- the thrS gene encoding threonine--tRNA ligase, which translates into the protein MRVNGTLKDLAATVTDADEVEPVTIDSPDGLDILRHSAAHVLAQAVQRINPQANLGIGPPITDGFYYDFGVETPFTPEDIKAITKEMQRIVREGQRFVRRVVTDDEARAELADEPFKLELIGLKGPSAGSGTVGKVEGASVEVGEGELTIYDNTTRDGEVVWKDLCRGPHLPNTRMIGNGWDLTRIAAAYWRGSEKNPQLQRIYGTAWPSKDELREYQHRLEEAAKRDHRRLGKELDLFSFPEEIGSGLSVWHPRGGVVRGEMEQHARRRHIEGGYTYVYTPHISKEDLFLTSNHLVTYKEGMYPPIVMDEERDDEGNITKQGQDYYLKPMNCPMHILIYKERARSYRDLPLRFAENGTVYRNELSGALHGLTRVRGFTQDDSHLFVTPDQLEGEVAKVLEFILSMLRDFGLTDFELELSMKDDEKSKWIGSDEFWDSSTDALRRVAVASGLKLTEVPGEAAFYGPKIDLKTRDAIGRTWQLSTVQVDPNLPERFELEYMDKDGQKKRPIMIHRALFGSIERFFAILLEHYAGDFPVWLSPVQVVGIPVADEFADYLGEIVDTLRTQGVRAELDASDDRMQKKIRTHTTGKVPLLLIAGEKDREAGTVSFRYRDGTQENGVPIADAVARIRAAIDAHTLVQTAGDLA